ACAAGAAACAAAAATCATAAATGAGGCTTTTGATGACACAGGAGTGAGATTCAATTTGTGGCCAAAAATAACATTAAAAATGGCATCTGAAATCTCTTCTATTCCACAGAAAAATTATCAATTTTGAAAAAGTTAGATTGTAGATTTCATTTTCATCAATATTTAATGAAAATAAACATGAATTCGCTACGTAAGGCCACAATTTTTTCAAAAACAGTCCAAAATTGGTATAAAAATTCCAAAAAAAATTCTGAAAATTAAGATTTTCCAAAAAGAAATGTAACAGAAACAAAATGTTTTATCAAGAAAAAGAACACAAATCCAAGAAATAATAAATCTCACTAAGAAATTAAAGTACGTGATCGAAAATAAGAGAAAATAAAGCAAAAAAACTTGTAAATACAGCAAAAACAAAACAAGTCATTGTACGTTATACCATTCTGGTAAAACAAAAGTTGTTAGGGATTGCATGTACACTGAGCTCTTCGGAGGCGAAACAACAGAGTGATAAGCGAAAACAGAGAGAGTAAACGAAAACCAACCCAGCAGTAGGACAAGTTTCTTCAGACAAGCCAGCCAGCCTCGTTCTAAAGCAATATATGGAACGTCGTACAGAAAATATAAACCAAAGAAAAGGTCCAATACAGAAACGTCGTACAAGACAGATGAGAAAATTGGTTCAGCGTTCTTTCACGTAAATAGTATTATTATTATAGATTGAAAGCACGGGATGTAGATGGCAATGGAGAGACCTGTACGTGCGATATACAGAAGAAGGAACACAGACGAAGCGTCTCCGCTTCCGTTTCCTCTTCCTCTTCCTCTTCCTCTTCCTCTATCTAGGGTTCCTCCTCCTAACTCTCTTTCTCTCACTCTCTCAGACTTGGATATTAAGTCATGGAGTTTAATGAGGGGATTCTCTCTCTCTCTCTTTTATACTAAAATATAGGAGGAATCCCAAGAGTCCAACACACGCAGTATCTACATTCTGCAAGGAATTCCCTTTTTCCAATTTCCAATTCTATACTGACATGTGTACGTATCCTCTCCTCCCTAAATTCTCGATCGTTTCCCGTTCTTACCGGCTTCAACGATATGAGGATTTTATTTACGTACCCTTAATTACTTAATACATTATCTATTTAATTTCTCATTCTATTATTTTACTAAATACACAACCTAAAGTACCCAAAATATCCTTAATCTGAAAATTCATAAAATATCATATTAATTCACTATATTAAGACTATTATTCTGTGATTAGTATATATTAATATAAATTGACATTGAAACATTATTAATATTAATGTAATAATGTAATGACACTATTGTGATCCTTGCGATTATACTCTAGCCATTATAGCTTTCGATTATATATATGATGATTATTTAAAAAAATATATATAAAAATTGACATTTTGTAGATGTTCATATTTAGTATTTGTGTAGGGCTCTGGAGAAATACTTACGGATCAAAGAAGGACTTAAGATGGATCCACAAGCTCAAAGCATCATTGCCTTAATAAGGGAAGACAAAACACGGAGGTTTTGGCTAGATGAAGACCTTCTCTACACCAAGGGCCGCCACATCTATGTACCGAAGTGGGGCAACTACAACCTCTCTATCCCTTACCACTCGCTACAAAAGGAAGAGCCCAGCCACGTTAAAGTTTGTCAAGTCATGGCATGAGCAAACGGAGTTAGCTCGAACGACTTTACACAAGGCTGCTACAAGGATGAGGAAGTGTGCGGACAAGAATAGGAGGTATGTGGAGTTCAAGGAAGGTGATCTTGTACTTGTGAAACTCTTGCCGCAACAATTCAAGTGTCCTAGGAAGGTGCATAAAGGCTTGGTACACAAGTATGAAGGGCCGTTTGAGGTTATCAAATGCATAGGCAATGTTTCATATAAGTTTCACCTCCCACCCAAGTTGAAGATCATCGGGTCTTCCATGAAAATATGTTAAAGCCTTTTCATGAAGACGAGGAAGACCCGTTAAGGAGAGTGTCACATCGGGCACCAACAGCAGTTGTCACTTCTTTCGACAAAGAAGTAGATGAGGACATGAGGTACTCGCAGACTGAGTCATCCGTCGTCGATGCATGCCAAGTTATAAAGAATTCCTCATCAAGCCGAGAGGTCTGCCCGATACGGAAGTTAGCTGGGAGTCCTAGCACACATTATGGCAATATAAGGACAAGATCCAGCGCTACAATAACGAAGGCACGATGAGGGAATCGTGTGCTTAGGTGGGGGAGAGTGTCACGCCCCACCAATTAATAAGGAGTTTCCTTGAGCATTTTTGATGCAAGCATGGCTCAAAGAAGGATTTGGTGAACACATGAGTATTCTGGAAGCATCCAGAATATTATGGAAGGTCTTGGAAGCTTCCGAAAGGATCGGGAAGCATTCAGACAACTCTGGAACTCTCTAGAATCTTAGAGAGACTCTATGACACTCCAGAACTCTCTAGAACCTTAAAGAGGCTTAAGGCTCAAGACTACTCTGGAAGTCTCTAGAATACTCAAGATAACACTTAGAGTTGTATAGAAGACTCTAGAAATCCCTATACTTGTAAATATTCTAGAATTGCTAGAAACTTAGATAAGGGGGGATGATGCCTATAAATAGGGAGGCACCCCTCCCATTTGAGAACATAGAGAAAGATTGAAAGATAGAGAGTTGGATAGTGTTCAAGTTCACTTGTAAAGCTTTGTAAAGTTCTCTTAGCTTAATACAAGTTCTCTCTTTCAAAGTTTTTCTCTCTTTGTTCGGGTGTTCTAGCCAAAGTGTTTACGTGAGTAAGACTGACTTATAACATAAGGGAAGTGTTAAGACCGCACGAGTGGCTTAGGGAAAAATAAGCTCGTGACACACGTCTCCCTTTTATTGTTTTATTGGCTTAGGGAAAATAAGCTCGTGACGTACGTCTCCCTTTTATTGTTTTATTGGTTGAAAGTAGAATATGAGATCTGATGGTCATCTTGCCTATCTTAAACATAATACTCGAGTAGAGATATATTTTACAGTTCTTTCTTAGATAATGCACAACCTATATATTGCAAACCCTGCCAGAACCATTGCCAGAGAAACCACCACCATTTTCACGGCGTTCTGTTTTGTTATTTTTGGCCTCGATACGGTAATTCCTTGGAAGCCAAATAAGTTGTGAGCTGACTGTTCAGAATCTTGGGCTGATTGTTTTGAAAGCTGCACAACTTCCTTAGGTACAGTTACAGAAAGAATTCCACGTGAAAACTTGGCACGAATTTGGTCTGCACGGCAATTCCCAGAAATGTTGATCTCTTTTCGGAAGCGACCGCGCATGGCTGTCGTCGTCGTACTACTAGTTTCATCACCATCACTACTACCTTGCTTTCCGCTGATGGTTAGGATGCCCGCATCGTTGAATTGAAGTCGAATATCTTGTCTTCTGAAACCTACATGATCGATGAACAAGACTAAGAGAAGGAAGAAATGAATTGAAAGACATGGATCAGTAAGTAAAGATCACATAATAAATATATATATATATATATATATATATATATATATATATATATACTACCTGGTAAATGAACCTGAAGAATGTCATTTTCTTCATGTTTCTGCCATTTGCAAAAGGGTTCAAACTCCTCATAAGACTGCTCCTCCTTTGCTGCAGGACTGGTTTCCATCAAATTAATTTTCAGTTCGAAAGAGAATAATTCCTTTTGGGGTTGCTAGTTTATGTTCTCTATCTCGGGCCCTCATGATTAAGCATACTTATACCCGGTTCTGAAATTTCCAATCGATCTATAAATATTCTTGTACCCATGAAAAATCAATTCACAGACATATGCTGAGGGTTTCTTGTTTGTTTGAGAGAGAATAATTCCTTGTTGGGTTGCTATTTTACGTTTTCGTCATCAAGCACACGTAAGGTACAAAGTAAAGGCTGCATATGCAGGTGAATCGTGACAATAGTTTAGTACGTGGCTGGCTTCAAGTTTAAGAATCGAGTTCTAAATTTCTAATCGGGTGTTTACTGGGATACAGTTAAAAAAATTCCCAAATTTCCAGCACAGATTTCACTCAACACTGAGATAGAAACTCCCTCGCTCAATTTGATTTGGGGTGAGATCGATTAGAGCAATTGAGCATAAGAAGAGAGCTAGCGGAGGCTATTGTGGAAGGAAGGCTTAACGGGAGATCGTTTGGTTTTGGCCGTCTGGTAGATTCCAGCCGAGCCCCTTTGGCATTCTCAAACAGCAAGCTCAACATGTCAACCTAAATCTTTATTTCAGTAGTAGATTAAACAGAGGATGAAGGATGTCATACTTTCATGATATAGACGTACACCAACCAAAACAAAAGAATTTTCATCTATGACTGTACTGACTAGCAACTCTATGCTAAAGAAAGAGCCCCGATTAAATTATATTCCCAGCTGCAAAACGTTCAGTCCTTTCAACCGGCAAAGTTGACGAGTCCTAGCCCCCGGGCCCCGGCCCCCGCTTACCATAATTATATAATTATTTAGGTGAAGGACCCCTTTCCTCTTTATCATGAATTTGACATCTCATTCAATTTTGTCTACGTCCACATAAGAACTCCTTGTTGTTTTGCATATTAATGTTAATATCCGCAGTAGTTAGATCCAATCTGGCTAGCTAGGTACTTCAACCCCAATTACAACATTATTTGGACTCCCTCTATCCCAAAAACTCAGTTTTTTATTTTTTATTTTTTTAATATGATTAGTAAGATGATCGAGTCACCTCACATGAACTCGGGAAGATAACATGCGACAGCCGGACAAATCCTGTTTGAGAAGTTCAGTTTGGCTACGTCGACGTGTGGTGGTCGAATCCAACAGTGCACTTGCATGTGTTGCAGTTCCATTTGGGTTCTGCTTTCTTTTGTATTCGTCACTCGTTTATCGTATACGTAACTTCCAGATTCTTACGAGAGAAAACCAAAATAGTAACACGCAGAATAGACTATTTCCTAGATTGGATTCGTCATTTGGTTAAAAACAACAACAAAGAACAAACAAACCGAGGCCACAGGCTAGACGAGCATTTTGATTCGGACCCATCACTTTGTCATTGATATTTCTCGTCTCTCGCTGCCTTCACTTCATTGTCCGGAACATTTCACTCTAGTGTGGTTTTTGCTGACGCATGCAATGATGGCAATGATGTAGAACGTCAGAAGGAGAAGCTCGCCCATGTACCATATATTAAAGCTGCAACCACCAATTTTGGAAGTTTGAGTGGAAGTGAAAACCCATCACGTTTCTTTCACCGGTTTCCTTATTATTGGGTTGATTTCCGAATATAATCGGACGACAGGTGGTGGGTGATATTTGGATCAAAGAAAGGAAGCAAGCATGGCTACTGGGGAGGAGGAGAACAGAGAGAACTTGTTGAAGAAGGTGTACTATGAAAACTGCCCAGGTTGTAAGGTGGAAGAGGAGAAGGCGTTGCAACGAGGTGTTCCTGTTCGAAAGCTCATGGCTATCTGGATGATCGTTCTCTCTTCTGGTAATTTGCTCTCTCAGATTCATTCGTTCTGTGATGTATATGAGTATATCAAATGCCACGAATGGCTTCACATTTGTTTTATAAATCATCATCATGTATATATCTGTGGCCTGCATCATTGAATGAGATTTTTCATAATATGGGTGCTACAGCTCTTCAAGCTCGTTTGGAGAAACTGATTTATATTGAGATTTGAGATTAGAATAATAGGGAGGAACAATGGTTTTAGTAACGTTACGAGGACAAGTTTCTGGAAGCAATCAAAACACTCAAAACTGTTAGATTTGTCATTACACTCATAATTGAAAGACTAGATGGTACAATGTTCTACGAGAATTTCTGTATGTAATCGACTCAGGGGCCAACATTAGGGTGAATATTTGGGTTGAATTGTCTGTTGTTCGAATATTAAGATTGTGGTGCAAGTGTTGATCTGTGACTGTTTTCTGTTGAGGATGTCCATTTAGAAGGGGAGGTAGCTTGTTAGAGTTCAATTGGCTTGTCACTCTGAGAACTTATTATTCATTTTTTGACGCATTTACAACTTCTTTGCTGTACAAAATCTGATCTCAAGTAGATTGTCTGTATGTTCAATATTCTGTATTCATTTGTGGTATCATTTCTTTTCTCTGTCTTCTAATTTACTACGATTTACTGGTACTGATTCATTATTTTCTTGGTATTTTTCAGCGCTGCCAATATCATCTCTGTTTCCGTTTCTTTATTTTATGGTGAGTGTATACTTATATACGTCTCCTTTTACTTTAGTTGGTTTTGGAAGACAAGGAAATGAAATGAAATGAATATTAGCTGTCTGTTTGAAGATTAGGATTCCGTCCACACAGTCCAATTTTAGTGCAGAGTGAGGGTCTATTTACTGTATGCCTTGTTAGAATCTGGGTAGTGGATATGAGTTGCCATTACCTATGAGATATATTCCTTATTCCTTTCCTGATACATACAAAATAAAATCTCAGACTTGTGTTTGGGCTTGTCTTGCCAAACAGAATCCGGTGCTTTCAGACTATCTATACTGATACCACCATTACCTTCTTTATGATGATTTTCTGTGTGATTTTCCCATCTGGTTGAGATCCGCATAACCTCATTATTTAATAATCCTTTTTAAGTTTGTTTTTAAAAGGTGATACAAAGGATATAAACCCTGCAAACTTCTTTTAGTGCATGAACTAGTACAATATTTTTCACCTGCCAAAAAAGTACAGTAGGACTTATCTATCATGGTCTTAAACTTGAAAGGAACACAGTAGTTTAACTATCTTAATGCACCGCCCTCCTACCCCACCCAGTTGTATGTTTCTTCAATTTCTCTGCCATCGTTGGTAAACTTAAGTTTCCTATAATTTTTTCTCTTCTTTTTCCATTGCATCTTTAAAAATGCATTATGTGTTATTGTACATATGAATATCTGGTCAAGTTATAATCTGCGATAGGGAATAAGACTTTTGTTACTGATATCATGTCTGAAAATTAATTACCATGGAATACACCTGCAGCTAATTCATTCAAACACATGTTGAGACCAAACAACTTCAGAAACAGAGTACTTAACAAACAGCTGCATTCTGATATGAATGAAAAGAAAAAAAGGAGCTTGTCCTGAAACCAATACCATCAAGATGACCCAAACCGAGCCCTTTCCCAGAAAACGTCCAGATCTTTTCTCTTTGCATTCTCAAAAATAGTTTAGTACTCTCCCAACAACTATTCTTTCCTTCCCCAAAAATGTGACTACCTTCGTTTTGTAACAAATAAACAAAATGAAAGTTTCTTCTCTATGCTCGCTTGTTATTCTGCATTCTCTTCTTGTGTTTTATAGATCCTCTGTAACATGTAACCTTCAGAACCCATGAATTCTATTTGATATCATGACTGCTGAATATTAAGTGTTGTTTGCATCACAGATTAGGGATTTTCATATTGCCAAAAGGGAGGAAGATATTGGGTTCTATGCTGGCTATGTAGGTGAGATTAT
Above is a window of Fragaria vesca subsp. vesca linkage group LG7, FraVesHawaii_1.0, whole genome shotgun sequence DNA encoding:
- the LOC101294393 gene encoding 17.8 kDa class I heat shock protein-like — protein: METSPAAKEEQSYEEFEPFCKWQKHEENDILQVHLPGFRRQDIRLQFNDAGILTISGKQGSSDGDETSSTTTTAMRGRFRKEINISGNCRADQIRAKFSRGILSVTVPKEVVQLSKQSAQDSEQSAHNLFGFQGITVSRPKITKQNAVKMVVVSLAMVLAGFAIYRLCII